Proteins from a single region of Methanoculleus taiwanensis:
- a CDS encoding adenylate kinase, which translates to MGKKVVVTGVPGVGKTTVITGAMEILASEGITYESINFGTFMFELAEKEKLVSNRDEMRKLDRDVQKRLQSGAASGIAARSGNANVIIDTHSSVKTPKGYLAGLPEWVLRELMPDVIVLVETDEDQILLRRLGDESRVRDLEGSRSITEHQQFNRSVSAAYAMYTGCTIKIIRNENYLLDKAVAEMVEVLR; encoded by the coding sequence TTGGGAAAGAAAGTCGTCGTTACGGGGGTTCCCGGTGTCGGGAAGACCACCGTTATCACCGGTGCGATGGAGATACTCGCTAGCGAGGGAATCACCTACGAATCGATCAATTTTGGCACGTTCATGTTCGAGCTTGCCGAGAAAGAGAAACTTGTCAGCAACCGTGACGAGATGCGCAAGCTCGACCGGGACGTGCAGAAGCGCCTGCAGAGCGGGGCTGCTTCCGGTATTGCAGCAAGAAGTGGCAACGCAAATGTGATCATCGATACGCACAGCAGCGTAAAGACCCCGAAGGGGTATCTTGCAGGTCTCCCCGAGTGGGTGCTGCGCGAACTGATGCCCGACGTGATCGTGCTTGTCGAGACCGATGAAGATCAGATTCTGCTCCGGCGTCTCGGCGACGAGTCGCGTGTCCGCGATCTGGAGGGCAGCCGCTCCATAACGGAGCACCAGCAGTTCAACCGCTCGGTATCCGCGGCATATGCGATGTACACCGGCTGCACGATCAAGATTATCCGAAACGAAAATTACCTCCTCGACAAGGCCGTCGCCGAGATGGTCGAGGTGCTGAGGTAA
- a CDS encoding DUF106 domain-containing protein, which yields MVDLKKHGATIALLFTLLVMLSYSVEPIRVGVGSAMDALLGPLLDVYGVPFFVMILILSGITGLYSSLVQKYTIDYERMQDVQAKMKDFQKEFREAQLSGDEKKIKKLEGKRDRMMQDQLEMSKQQFQPMAIILLLSVPIFFWLLFRLPHTGASEVLDLTNAIVLPFFGKVALAANAFWVVPAWILWYMICSLTISQVIRKSLNIGGI from the coding sequence ATGGTAGACCTGAAGAAACACGGTGCAACTATTGCACTTCTTTTTACCCTCCTCGTGATGCTCTCCTACAGTGTCGAACCGATACGGGTGGGAGTCGGCTCAGCTATGGATGCACTGCTCGGACCGCTGCTCGACGTCTACGGGGTGCCCTTCTTCGTGATGATCCTGATTCTCTCCGGCATCACCGGTCTCTACTCGTCCCTCGTCCAGAAGTATACCATCGACTACGAGCGTATGCAGGATGTGCAGGCGAAGATGAAGGATTTCCAGAAGGAGTTCCGCGAGGCGCAGCTCTCCGGCGACGAGAAGAAGATCAAGAAGCTCGAAGGTAAGCGCGATCGGATGATGCAGGATCAACTGGAGATGTCCAAGCAGCAGTTCCAGCCGATGGCGATCATTCTCCTGCTGTCTGTTCCTATCTTCTTCTGGCTTCTCTTCAGGCTACCCCATACCGGAGCTTCCGAGGTCCTCGATCTTACGAACGCCATCGTTCTCCCCTTCTTCGGGAAGGTCGCCCTTGCGGCAAACGCATTCTGGGTTGTCCCGGCATGGATCCTCTGGTACATGATCTGCTCGCTCACCATCAGTCAGGTGATCCGAAAATCGCTCAACATCGGAGGCATCTGA
- the cmk gene encoding (d)CMP kinase — MRITVSGPPGSGTTSLAKYLAAKYDLTFISAGEVFRQLAREHEMDLSAFGEYAKRDPSVDKMIDARQKEIGENTRDIVVEGRLSGWMVENADLKIWLNASLHCRAERISGRDQLDAEAAREKTLERQRCEAERYLGYYDIDINDCSPYDLVLSSERFKVEELGSIVDAAIACLKQ; from the coding sequence ATGCGTATCACGGTGAGCGGGCCGCCCGGCAGCGGGACGACATCGCTTGCAAAGTACCTTGCCGCGAAGTACGATCTCACATTCATATCCGCCGGTGAGGTGTTCCGCCAGCTCGCACGCGAACACGAGATGGATCTCTCGGCCTTTGGTGAGTATGCGAAACGCGATCCGTCGGTGGATAAGATGATCGATGCCCGCCAGAAGGAGATAGGCGAGAATACCCGGGATATCGTCGTCGAGGGCAGACTCTCGGGGTGGATGGTGGAGAACGCCGATCTGAAGATCTGGCTCAACGCCTCGCTTCACTGCCGGGCAGAACGGATCTCCGGGCGGGATCAGCTCGATGCAGAGGCTGCCCGGGAAAAGACCCTCGAGCGGCAGCGCTGCGAGGCCGAACGGTATCTCGGATACTACGATATCGATATCAACGACTGTTCGCCCTACGACCTTGTGCTCTCGTCGGAGAGGTTCAAGGTCGAAGAGCTCGGTTCGATCGTCGATGCGGCGATTGCGTGCCTGAAACAGTAA